A single Anopheles maculipalpis chromosome 3RL, idAnoMacuDA_375_x, whole genome shotgun sequence DNA region contains:
- the LOC126564625 gene encoding equilibrative nucleoside transporter 1, with amino-acid sequence MDFATNVRPLLQDTDDRETDSDAFLDDGYAGSINASTSNIPVPAKENATETRIMAGGQRIAPSDKFNYTYAVFYLMGMTTMVPWNFFVTAEEYWQYKFRNVSSNDTSALTPRQLEFQSDLSIAAAVPGTVFLILNACIGHKVPLHVRMNGSLVFMLLIMIGTTALVRVDTDQWQDAFFNLTMLSVVVINSFSAILTGGLFGIAGQFSAHYMTAAVSGQALGGIFSAVADIIALTFASNPSTTAFVFFIVGCLVLLLSLVAYIVMSKTLFFKYYTSSKTLMKSSLEADPATREICAKLEPKFPIVMRKIWIYGFSEWLVFVTTLSIYPAVTVLVGSQNHGRPWNDVYFLPVVNYLLFNTGDYLGRIFAGLFEWPWNNSILIGVLSIGRIAFVPAMLLCNITQHHNFPVLFHSDYIFIVLMAAFALSNGYLANIALIGAPRVVDGHEKEMASSMMAAFLGVGLACGSAISLMIIEMIK; translated from the exons ATGGATTTTGCAACAAATGTAAGACCGCTCCTGCAGGACACCGACGACCGGGAGACGGACAGTGACGCCTTTCTGGACGACGGGTACGCCGGATCGATAAACGCCTCCACCAGCAACATTCCCGTTCCGGCCAAAGAAAATGCCACCGAAACGCGTATCATGGCCGGCGGCCAGCGGATCGCTCCGTCCGACAAGTTTAACTACACGTACGCCGTGTTCTACCTCATGGGCATGACGACGATGGTGCCGTGGAATTTTTTCGTCACCGCCGAAGAGTACTGGCAGTACAAGTTCCGGAACGTTTCTTCGAACGACACATCCGCCCTGACACCGCGTCAGCTCGAGTTCCAGTCGGACTTAAGCATTGCGGCGGCCGTTCCTGGCACGGTGTTTCTCATACTGAATGCCTGCATTGGCCATAAGGTGCCGCTGCACGTACGTATGAACGGATCACTCGTGTTTATGCTGCTGATCATGATCGGTACGACGGCACTGGTGCGGGTAGACACGGATCAATGGCAGGATGCGTTCTTTAACCTTACGATGCTATCCGTTGTGGTGATTAACA GTTTTTCAGCCATCCTCACCGGTGGGCTTTTTGGTATAGCGGGTCAGTTCAGTGCCCACTACATGACGGCCGCCGTAAGCGGACAGGCACTCGGGGGAATATTCTCAGCGGTTGCCGACATCATCGCACTGACCTTCGCTAGCAATCCGTCCACGACGGCGTTTGTGTTCTTCATTGTCGGATGTCtcgtgttgctgctgtcccTCGTCGCTTACATCGTGATGTCGAAGACACTGTTTTTCAAGTACTATACGAGCTCCAAAACGCTGATGAAAAGTTCACTGGAGGCAGATCCGGCCACTCGGGAGATATGTGCTAAGCTAGAGCCAAAGTTCCCGATCGTAATGCGCAAGATATGGATATATGGGTTTTCCGAGTGGTTGGTGTTCGTCACGACGCTATCGATCTATCCCGCTGTTACGGTGTTGGTAGGTTCGCAGAACCATGGCCGACCGTGGAACGATGTGTATTTCCTACCGGTCGTAAACTATCTGCTCTTCAACACGGGAGACTATTTGGGACGAATTTTTGCCGGACTCTTCGAATGG CCATGGAACAATTCCATCCTAATCGGTGTGCTCAGCATCGGTCGTATTGCATTCGTGCCGGCGATGCTTCTCTGCAACATAACTCAACATCACAACTTTCCAGTCCTCTTCCATTCGGACTACATATTCATCGTGCTGATGGCTGCATTCGCACTGTCGAACGGATATCTTGCCAACATTGCACTGATCGGTGCACCGCGTGTAGTCGATGGGCACGAGAAGGAGATGGCTTCATCGATGATGGCCGCCTTTCTGGGCGTTGGGTTGGCGTGTGGTTCTGCCATTAGTTTAATGATCATCGAAATGATCAAGTGA